One region of Pseudomonas sp. ABC1 genomic DNA includes:
- a CDS encoding barstar family protein: protein MTALTDGPVSIVWNDHGAFDAQAIALDENGRLDKQTLMSRLREAFNFPDYFGENWDAVYDLLLNHADVLEGPSIWRFSIDRSSSVDEDDLAIWIELMTDVCAYAESQGQPLRVVIERGQKV from the coding sequence ATGACGGCATTGACCGACGGGCCTGTGAGTATTGTCTGGAATGACCATGGCGCATTCGATGCGCAGGCCATCGCGCTGGATGAAAATGGCCGGCTGGACAAGCAGACACTGATGTCCAGGCTGAGGGAGGCGTTCAACTTCCCGGATTACTTTGGTGAGAATTGGGATGCGGTCTACGACCTGCTCCTGAATCATGCGGACGTGTTGGAAGGCCCCTCCATCTGGCGATTCTCGATCGACCGCTCATCCTCAGTGGACGAAGACGATCTGGCGATCTGGATAGAGCTGATGACCGATGTCTGCGCGTATGCCGAATCCCAGGGGCAGCCATTGCGGGTCGTCATAGAGCGTGGCCAGAAGGTCTGA
- a CDS encoding polyamine ABC transporter substrate-binding protein: MMKPFAKTLLALTLVGAVAGVAQAKDKVLHVYNWSDYIAEDTLENFTKETGIKVVYDVFDSNEVLEAKLLAGASGYDIVVPSNPFLAKQIKAGVFQKLDRSKLSNWENLDKDLLKALEPSDPGNAYSIPYMWGTIGIGYNVDKVKAVLGENAPVDSWDLVFKPENIEKLKSCGVAFLDSPTEILPAALHYLGLPPDSGDSAELKKAEDLFMQIRPNVAYFHSSKYISDLANGNICVAIGYSGDIYQAKSRAEEAKNGVTVGYKIPKEGAGSFFDMLAIPADAKNVENAHVFLNYLLRPEVMAPIVDYVQFPSANAAATPLIDKSISSDPGIYPSQAVLQKLYTFPDLAAKTQRAITRSWTKIKSGR; the protein is encoded by the coding sequence CTGATGAAACCCTTTGCCAAGACCCTCCTTGCCTTGACACTCGTCGGTGCTGTCGCCGGGGTCGCGCAGGCCAAAGACAAGGTTCTGCACGTCTATAACTGGTCCGACTACATCGCCGAGGACACGCTGGAGAACTTCACCAAGGAGACCGGCATCAAGGTGGTCTACGACGTGTTCGACAGCAATGAAGTGCTGGAGGCCAAGCTGTTGGCCGGTGCTTCGGGTTATGACATCGTCGTGCCCTCCAACCCCTTCCTGGCCAAGCAGATCAAGGCCGGCGTATTCCAGAAACTGGACCGCTCGAAGCTGAGCAACTGGGAAAACCTCGACAAGGATCTGCTCAAGGCGCTGGAGCCGAGCGATCCGGGCAATGCCTATTCGATCCCTTATATGTGGGGCACCATCGGCATCGGCTACAACGTCGACAAGGTCAAGGCGGTACTGGGCGAGAACGCCCCCGTCGACTCCTGGGACCTGGTGTTCAAACCCGAGAATATCGAGAAGCTCAAGTCCTGCGGCGTGGCCTTCCTCGATTCGCCCACCGAAATCCTGCCGGCCGCCCTGCATTACCTGGGTTTGCCGCCAGACAGCGGTGACAGCGCCGAGCTGAAGAAGGCCGAGGACCTGTTCATGCAGATCCGCCCGAACGTGGCCTACTTCCATTCGTCCAAGTACATCTCAGATCTGGCCAACGGCAATATCTGCGTGGCTATCGGCTATTCCGGCGATATCTACCAGGCCAAGTCCCGTGCCGAAGAAGCCAAGAACGGCGTGACCGTGGGCTACAAGATTCCCAAGGAAGGCGCTGGCAGCTTCTTCGACATGCTGGCTATCCCTGCCGACGCCAAGAACGTCGAGAATGCCCATGTCTTCCTCAACTACCTGCTGCGTCCGGAAGTCATGGCGCCCATCGTCGACTACGTGCAGTTCCCCAGCGCCAATGCTGCGGCGACTCCGCTGATCGACAAGAGCATCAGCAGCGACCCGGGCATCTACCCGAGCCAGGCCGTGCTGCAGAAGCTCTATACCTTCCCCGACCTGGCGGCCAAGACCCAGCGTGCCATCACCCGTAGCTGGACCAAGATCAAATCGGGTCGTTGA
- a CDS encoding lysophospholipid acyltransferase produces the protein MEKLKGVLGVGFLRLLAALPWPLVQKSGSLIGWLMWKLPNRSREVARINLRHCFPELSDAELERLLGKSLRGIGKALAESACAWIWPAEKSLALVKEVQGLEVLEQALASGKGVVGITSHLGNWEVLNHFYCSQCKPIIFYRPPKLQALDELLQKQRVQLGNRVAPSTKEGILSVIKEVRRGGSVGIPADPEPSLSSGEFVPFLGTQALTSKFVHGMLKGGKAQGVFLHALRLEDGSGFRVILEAAPEGMYSEDARTSAAAMSEVVARYVRQYPDQYMWTMKRFKKRPEGEKRWY, from the coding sequence GTGGAAAAGCTCAAAGGTGTACTGGGCGTCGGTTTTCTGCGTCTGCTGGCCGCGCTGCCATGGCCGCTGGTGCAAAAGAGCGGGTCGCTGATCGGCTGGCTGATGTGGAAGCTGCCTAACCGCTCCCGCGAAGTGGCCCGTATCAATCTGCGCCACTGTTTCCCCGAGCTGAGCGACGCCGAACTGGAGCGACTGCTGGGCAAAAGCCTGCGCGGCATCGGCAAGGCCCTGGCGGAAAGCGCCTGTGCCTGGATCTGGCCTGCCGAGAAGTCCCTGGCGCTGGTCAAGGAAGTCCAAGGGTTGGAAGTGCTCGAACAGGCCCTGGCGTCCGGCAAGGGCGTGGTCGGTATCACCAGCCACCTCGGCAACTGGGAAGTGCTCAACCACTTCTACTGCTCACAGTGCAAACCGATCATTTTCTACCGTCCGCCCAAGTTGCAGGCCCTCGATGAGCTGTTGCAGAAGCAGCGCGTGCAGTTGGGCAACCGGGTCGCACCCTCGACCAAGGAAGGGATTCTCAGCGTTATCAAGGAAGTCCGCCGGGGTGGATCGGTGGGCATTCCCGCCGACCCCGAGCCCAGCCTGTCCAGTGGCGAGTTCGTGCCCTTCCTCGGCACCCAGGCACTGACCAGCAAGTTCGTACATGGCATGCTCAAGGGCGGCAAGGCGCAAGGGGTGTTCCTGCACGCCCTGCGGCTGGAGGATGGCAGCGGCTTCCGCGTGATCCTCGAAGCCGCGCCAGAGGGCATGTACAGCGAGGATGCACGCACCAGCGCAGCGGCCATGAGCGAGGTGGTGGCGCGCTATGTACGCCAGTACCCGGACCAGTACATGTGGACCATGAAGCGCTTCAAGAAACGCCCGGAAGGGGAAAAGCGCTGGTATTGA
- a CDS encoding DNA-3-methyladenine glycosylase I — MPRCFWCTDDPLYIAYHDHEWGVPLREPRALFELLLLEGFQAGLSWITILKKRERYRQVLWNFDPERLARMSDDEIEERMQDPGIIRNRLKLKAARQNARAWLAQDDPAALLWSFVGGSPVINHWQGRGEIPVTTAQAEAMSKALKKAGFTFVGPTICYAFMQASGMVMDHTTDCDRYPGLGPSSHRDTR; from the coding sequence ATGCCCCGCTGTTTCTGGTGTACCGACGACCCTCTGTATATCGCCTACCATGACCACGAGTGGGGCGTGCCCTTGCGCGAGCCACGGGCGCTGTTCGAACTGTTGCTGCTGGAAGGCTTCCAGGCGGGTTTGTCCTGGATCACCATCCTGAAGAAGCGCGAACGCTACCGGCAGGTGCTGTGGAACTTCGACCCGGAACGTCTGGCGCGCATGAGCGACGACGAGATCGAAGAGCGGATGCAGGACCCCGGCATCATCCGCAACCGGCTCAAGCTCAAGGCGGCCCGGCAGAATGCCCGTGCCTGGCTGGCTCAGGATGACCCAGCCGCCCTGCTGTGGTCGTTCGTCGGCGGCAGCCCTGTCATCAACCACTGGCAGGGACGCGGCGAGATCCCCGTCACCACGGCGCAGGCCGAAGCCATGAGCAAGGCCTTGAAGAAAGCCGGCTTCACCTTCGTCGGCCCGACCATCTGCTACGCCTTCATGCAGGCCAGCGGCATGGTGATGGACCACACCACCGACTGCGACCGCTATCCTGGGCTCGGCCCGTCCTCCCATCGGGATACCAGATAA
- a CDS encoding ABC transporter ATP-binding protein, which produces MAVASSAYKKALSGESKSRQVLLKIDRVTKKFDETVAVDEVSLNIHQGEIFALLGGSGSGKSTLLRMLAGFERPSEGRIYLDGQDITDLPPYERPINMMFQSYALFPHMSVEQNIAFGLKQDNLPKDEIAERVAEMLRLVQMSQYAKRLPHQLSGGQRQRVALARSLAKRPKLLLLDEPMGALDKKLRSQMQLELVEIIERVGVTCVMVTHDQEEAMTMAERIAIMHLGWIAQVGSPMDIYETPANRLVCEFIGNVNLFDGELIEDLEDHAVIACPQLERPIYIGHGISTRAEDKRVTFALRPEKLLMSLEKPELEHEEYNWVMGTVHDIAYLGGHSVYYIRLESGLLLQAFVANAERHVKWPTWEEQVYLYWLGDSGVVLQA; this is translated from the coding sequence ATGGCCGTAGCCTCCAGCGCCTACAAGAAAGCCCTTTCGGGCGAAAGCAAAAGCCGGCAGGTGCTGCTGAAAATCGACCGCGTCACGAAGAAGTTCGACGAAACCGTGGCGGTCGACGAGGTTTCCCTGAATATCCACCAGGGCGAGATATTCGCCCTGCTCGGTGGCTCGGGCTCTGGCAAGTCGACGCTGCTGCGCATGCTCGCCGGTTTCGAGCGGCCGAGCGAAGGGCGCATCTACCTGGATGGCCAGGACATCACCGACCTGCCGCCCTACGAGCGGCCGATCAACATGATGTTCCAGTCCTATGCGCTGTTCCCGCACATGAGTGTCGAGCAGAACATCGCCTTCGGCCTCAAGCAGGACAACCTGCCCAAGGACGAGATCGCCGAGCGCGTGGCCGAGATGCTGCGCCTGGTGCAGATGAGCCAGTACGCCAAGCGCCTGCCACACCAGTTGTCCGGTGGCCAGCGCCAGCGCGTGGCCCTGGCGCGCTCGTTGGCCAAGCGTCCCAAACTGTTGTTGCTCGACGAGCCGATGGGCGCGCTGGACAAGAAGCTGCGTTCGCAGATGCAACTGGAGCTGGTGGAGATCATCGAGCGGGTCGGCGTGACCTGCGTGATGGTCACCCATGACCAGGAAGAGGCCATGACCATGGCCGAGCGCATCGCCATCATGCACCTGGGCTGGATCGCCCAGGTCGGCAGCCCGATGGACATCTACGAAACCCCGGCCAACCGCCTGGTCTGCGAGTTCATCGGCAACGTCAACCTGTTCGACGGCGAGCTGATCGAAGACCTGGAAGACCATGCGGTGATCGCCTGTCCGCAACTGGAGCGACCGATCTATATCGGCCACGGCATCAGCACCCGCGCCGAAGACAAGCGCGTGACCTTCGCCCTGCGCCCGGAAAAGCTGCTGATGAGCCTGGAAAAGCCCGAGCTCGAGCATGAAGAGTACAACTGGGTGATGGGCACCGTGCATGACATCGCCTACCTGGGCGGCCACTCGGTCTATTACATCCGCCTGGAATCCGGCCTGTTGCTGCAAGCCTTCGTCGCCAACGCCGAGCGCCATGTGAAGTGGCCGACCTGGGAAGAACAGGTCTACCTCTACTGGCTGGGCGACAGCGGCGTGGTGCTGCAGGCATGA
- a CDS encoding glutamine synthetase family protein, producing the protein MSNKLDQLTGWLKDHKITEVECVISDLTGIARGKISPTSKFLGEKGMRLPESVLLQTVTGDYIADEVYYQLLDPADIDMICRPDPNAVYSVPWAIEPTALVIHDSYDKQGNPIELSPRNVLKKVLALYADRGWQPIVAPEMEFYLTKRCEDPDLPLQAPIGRSGRQETGRQSFSIDAANEFDPLFEDMYDWCETQGLDLDTLIHEEGTAQMEINFRHGEALHLADQILVFKRTMREAALKHNVAATFMAKPMTGEPGSAMHLHQSVIDVASGRNVFSDEQGGMSQLFLDHVGGLQKFIPELLPMFAPNVNSFRRFLPDTSAPVNVEWGEENRTVGLRVPDSSPDNRRVENRLAGADANPYLAIAASLLCGYIGMTEGIEPSAPVKGRGYERRNLRLPFTLEAALERMESCQALHRYLSPKFIQGYVAVKRTEQENYNRVISSWEREFLLLSV; encoded by the coding sequence GCTCACGGGCTGGCTCAAGGACCACAAGATCACTGAAGTGGAATGCGTCATCAGCGACCTCACCGGGATCGCTCGCGGCAAGATTTCGCCGACCAGCAAGTTCCTCGGCGAGAAGGGCATGCGCCTGCCGGAGAGCGTCCTGCTGCAGACTGTGACTGGCGACTACATCGCCGACGAGGTTTATTACCAACTGCTCGACCCGGCGGACATCGACATGATCTGCCGCCCCGACCCGAATGCCGTCTATAGCGTGCCCTGGGCCATCGAGCCGACTGCGCTGGTGATCCACGACAGCTACGACAAGCAGGGCAATCCCATCGAGCTGTCGCCGCGCAACGTACTGAAGAAGGTGCTGGCGCTCTACGCCGACCGTGGCTGGCAGCCCATCGTGGCGCCAGAGATGGAGTTCTACCTGACCAAGCGCTGCGAAGACCCGGACCTGCCGCTGCAGGCGCCGATCGGTCGCTCCGGTCGACAGGAAACCGGGCGCCAGTCGTTTTCCATCGACGCCGCCAACGAGTTCGACCCGCTCTTCGAAGACATGTACGACTGGTGCGAGACCCAGGGGCTGGACCTGGACACGCTGATCCATGAGGAAGGCACCGCGCAGATGGAAATCAACTTCCGTCATGGCGAGGCGCTGCACCTGGCCGACCAGATTCTGGTGTTCAAGCGGACCATGCGCGAGGCGGCGCTCAAGCACAATGTCGCCGCCACCTTCATGGCCAAGCCGATGACCGGCGAGCCGGGCAGCGCCATGCACTTGCACCAGAGCGTCATCGATGTGGCCAGTGGGCGCAATGTCTTCTCGGACGAGCAGGGCGGCATGAGCCAGCTGTTCCTCGACCATGTCGGCGGCCTGCAGAAGTTCATCCCCGAGCTGCTGCCGATGTTTGCGCCCAACGTCAATTCGTTCCGCCGTTTCCTGCCCGACACCTCGGCGCCGGTCAACGTCGAGTGGGGCGAGGAGAACCGCACCGTGGGCCTGCGCGTGCCGGATTCGTCGCCGGACAACCGGCGGGTGGAGAACCGCCTGGCCGGTGCGGATGCCAACCCCTACCTGGCCATCGCGGCCAGCCTGCTGTGTGGCTATATCGGCATGACCGAGGGCATCGAGCCGAGTGCGCCGGTCAAGGGCCGTGGCTACGAGCGCCGCAACCTGCGCTTGCCGTTCACTCTGGAGGCCGCGCTGGAGCGCATGGAGAGCTGCCAGGCGCTGCACCGCTACCTGAGCCCGAAATTCATCCAGGGCTATGTGGCGGTCAAGCGCACGGAGCAGGAGAACTACAACCGGGTGATCAGTTCCTGGGAGCGCGAATTCCTGCTGCTTTCGGTGTGA
- a CDS encoding ABC transporter permease subunit: MKRYSFSNLILALGLLFIYLPMVILVIYSFNGSRLVTVWGGWSVKWYTGLLDNTQLMGAVMRSLEVALYSSIAAVALGTMAAFVLTRIPVFRGRTLFGGLVTAPLVMPEVITGLSLLLLFVAMAQLVGWPAQRGIVTIWIAHTTFCSAYVAVIVMARLRELDQSIEEAAMDLGARPWKVFFVITMPMIAPSLVAGGMLSFALSLDDLVLASFVSGPGSTTLPMEIFSAVRLGVKPEINAVASLILLVISLFTFLAWYITRRAEKRRSRALQQVREEAIS, from the coding sequence ATGAAGCGCTACAGCTTTTCCAACCTGATCCTGGCGCTCGGCCTGCTGTTCATCTACCTGCCGATGGTGATTCTGGTCATCTACTCGTTCAACGGCTCGCGGCTGGTGACGGTCTGGGGCGGCTGGTCGGTCAAGTGGTACACCGGCCTGCTGGACAACACCCAGTTGATGGGGGCGGTGATGCGCTCGCTGGAGGTGGCGCTGTACAGCTCAATTGCGGCGGTGGCGCTGGGCACCATGGCGGCCTTCGTGCTGACGCGCATCCCGGTGTTCCGTGGGCGCACGCTGTTCGGCGGCCTGGTCACCGCACCGCTGGTGATGCCGGAAGTGATCACCGGTCTGTCGCTGCTGCTGCTGTTCGTTGCGATGGCGCAACTGGTCGGCTGGCCGGCCCAGCGGGGGATCGTCACTATCTGGATCGCCCACACCACCTTCTGCTCGGCCTATGTCGCAGTGATCGTGATGGCGCGCCTGCGCGAGCTGGACCAGTCCATCGAGGAAGCCGCGATGGACCTGGGCGCGCGGCCGTGGAAGGTGTTCTTCGTCATCACCATGCCGATGATCGCGCCATCGCTGGTGGCGGGCGGCATGCTGTCGTTCGCGCTGTCGCTGGATGACCTGGTGCTGGCCAGCTTCGTCTCCGGCCCAGGCTCGACCACGTTGCCGATGGAAATCTTCTCGGCGGTGCGCCTGGGCGTGAAGCCGGAGATCAACGCCGTGGCCAGCCTGATTCTGCTGGTGATCTCGTTGTTCACTTTCCTGGCCTGGTACATCACCCGCCGTGCCGAGAAGCGCCGCAGCCGTGCGCTGCAGCAGGTGCGTGAGGAAGCGATCAGCTAG
- a CDS encoding ribonuclease domain-containing protein: MRVPLLILAATACFLFWLKNSPDSQPGNTTAPYHTQLSASAQGSYEPQGRSGTAPSSRYSAPVETAPATAQQQELYKTLERIRRGGPYPYPRDGITFSNREKLLPARPRGYYREYTVDTPGLSHRGPRRVVTGGNPPVEFYYTQDHYRSFVRIRGH, translated from the coding sequence ATGAGAGTACCCCTGTTAATTCTGGCTGCGACAGCCTGTTTCTTGTTCTGGCTGAAGAACAGCCCTGATTCGCAGCCGGGGAACACCACCGCTCCCTACCACACCCAGCTTTCTGCATCGGCACAGGGCTCATACGAACCGCAGGGGCGCAGCGGTACGGCCCCGTCATCGCGGTATTCCGCTCCCGTCGAAACCGCCCCGGCGACCGCTCAACAGCAGGAGTTGTACAAGACGCTGGAGCGAATCAGGCGTGGCGGGCCTTATCCCTACCCGCGCGATGGCATCACCTTCAGTAACCGTGAAAAGCTATTGCCGGCAAGGCCGAGAGGCTATTACCGGGAGTACACGGTCGATACGCCGGGGTTGTCGCACCGAGGGCCGCGTCGTGTGGTGACCGGCGGAAACCCGCCGGTAGAGTTCTACTACACGCAAGACCACTACCGCTCCTTCGTCCGCATCAGGGGGCACTGA
- a CDS encoding ABC transporter permease subunit yields the protein MKRVALNKGRRLVIGIPFLWLMLFFLLPFAIVLKISFSEADVAIPPYTEVVSYADQQLQILINLGNYIFLSEDELYLAAYLGSLKIAFFSTLLCLLIGYPMAYAIARARKDIQTVLLLLIMMPTWTAILIRVYAWMGILSNNGLLNSTLMSIGLIDQPLQILNTDLAVYIGVVYSYLPFMILPLYANLVKHDMSLLEAAADLGARRFTSFWKITVPLSRSGIIAGCMLVFIPVVGEFVIPELLGGPETLMIGKVLWQEFFNNRDWPVASALAVVMLAILLIPIILFNRNQAKELEGKL from the coding sequence ATGAAGCGGGTAGCGCTGAACAAGGGGCGCCGGCTGGTCATCGGCATCCCCTTTCTGTGGCTGATGCTGTTCTTCCTGCTGCCGTTCGCCATCGTGCTGAAGATCAGCTTCTCCGAAGCGGACGTGGCGATCCCGCCTTATACCGAGGTGGTCAGCTACGCCGATCAGCAGTTGCAGATCCTGATCAACCTCGGCAACTACATCTTCCTCAGCGAGGACGAGCTGTACCTGGCCGCCTACCTGGGCTCGCTGAAGATCGCCTTCTTTTCCACGCTGCTGTGCCTGCTGATCGGCTACCCGATGGCCTACGCCATCGCCCGGGCGCGCAAGGACATCCAGACCGTCCTGCTGCTGCTGATCATGATGCCGACCTGGACCGCGATCCTGATCCGCGTCTACGCCTGGATGGGCATCCTCAGCAACAACGGCCTGCTCAACAGCACGCTGATGAGCATCGGCCTGATCGACCAACCGTTGCAGATCCTCAATACCGACCTGGCGGTCTACATCGGCGTGGTCTATTCCTACCTGCCGTTCATGATCCTGCCGCTCTACGCCAATCTGGTAAAGCACGACATGAGCCTGCTGGAAGCCGCCGCCGACCTGGGCGCCCGCCGTTTCACCAGCTTCTGGAAGATCACCGTGCCGCTTTCGCGCAGCGGCATCATCGCCGGCTGCATGCTGGTGTTCATCCCGGTGGTGGGTGAGTTCGTCATCCCCGAACTGCTCGGCGGGCCCGAGACGCTGATGATCGGCAAGGTGCTGTGGCAGGAGTTCTTCAACAACCGCGACTGGCCGGTGGCGTCCGCGCTGGCGGTGGTGATGCTGGCGATCCTGTTGATACCGATCATTCTCTTCAATCGTAACCAGGCGAAAGAGCTGGAGGGCAAGCTATGA